The stretch of DNA AGGCCAAATCGTCCGGCAGGGGAGCATTTTTTATCCATTCACCACTTAATGCCCACCAGACTTTGACAATGGGACAGCGCTGTGACAGGCAAAGGCAGTTATGAAATTCAGCGATGAGGTTTGCTGTGACGCACCCGGTGTTCGATTTTCTTGCAAAGCGCAGTTCCACCCCTATTACAGCAATCAAGGAACCTGCTCCGCAAGGGGAGGAGCTTGCCGCACTTCTCAAGGTTGCCGCACGCGTTCCCGATCATGGACGCCTTACGCCGTGGCGTTTCATTCTTTACCGCGGCGATGCCCGGAATCGGGTAGGGGAGTTTCTGGCAAAACGCGCCGAAGAACGCGAAGGCCCCTTACCGGACGGACGAAAAGAGCAGGAAAGAAACCGCTTTTCACGCGCACCACTGGTGATAGGGATCGTGTCCTCACCGGTTGCACATGAACGCATTCCCGAGTGGGAACAGTTTTTGTCGGCAGGCGCGGTTGCCATGAATCTGTGCATTGCCGCCAATGCGCTCGGCTATGCCACCAACTGGATCACCAACTGGTACTCTGACGACGCGCAGTCTCGGGCTTGTTTAGGCCTGGCACCGCACGAGCGCATAGCCGGGTTCGTTCATATCGGCAGCGCCGAAAACACGATGCCTGAGCGTCCGCGCGCTGAAATGGACAAGATCGTTTCCGATTATTCCGGCCCATGGCAGGACGAAGGCGAGGATTAAGCGGGTGTTTTATGAACCGGAAAAAGGCCACCCGCTGCCCCATAATCCGTTCAAGGCGATTGTGGCCCCACGTCCGATCGGCTGGATCGGGACGCGGTCGAAGGACGGCTCCGTCAATCTCGCGCCCTATTCCTTATTCAATGCCATCTGCGATACGCCGCCGATGGTGATGTTTTCTTCAAGCGGCCTCAAGGATAGCCTCGCGGCCATTGAAGAAACCGGCGAATTCACCACAAATCTGGTCAGCGACAATCTCAAGGAACAGATGAATGCGTCGTCGGTCAACGCGCCACGGGGTGTCAATGAGTTCGAGCTTGCCGGGCTTGAGGCGGCACCCTCAAAGCTGGTTGCAGCGCCACGGGTGCGACAAGCCTATGCCGCGCTTGAATGCGTGGCGGTCGAGGTCAGGCGTCTTCAAGACAGGCAGGCGCGCCTGACCGACAATTATATGGTGATCGGTGAAGTCGTTGGTGTGCA from Brucella sp. BE17 encodes:
- a CDS encoding nitroreductase yields the protein MTHPVFDFLAKRSSTPITAIKEPAPQGEELAALLKVAARVPDHGRLTPWRFILYRGDARNRVGEFLAKRAEEREGPLPDGRKEQERNRFSRAPLVIGIVSSPVAHERIPEWEQFLSAGAVAMNLCIAANALGYATNWITNWYSDDAQSRACLGLAPHERIAGFVHIGSAENTMPERPRAEMDKIVSDYSGPWQDEGED
- a CDS encoding flavin reductase family protein, with the protein product MFYEPEKGHPLPHNPFKAIVAPRPIGWIGTRSKDGSVNLAPYSLFNAICDTPPMVMFSSSGLKDSLAAIEETGEFTTNLVSDNLKEQMNASSVNAPRGVNEFELAGLEAAPSKLVAAPRVRQAYAALECVAVEVRRLQDRQARLTDNYMVIGEVVGVHIDERILTDGLVDMTKVKPVSRLGYMDYATTQSVYQMARPMWTWDKS